A DNA window from Ictalurus punctatus breed USDA103 chromosome 11, Coco_2.0, whole genome shotgun sequence contains the following coding sequences:
- the c11h1orf210 gene encoding type III endosome membrane protein TEMP, whose protein sequence is MKTAVYSRGGESLWNSGLCHTLVTVGPCVGDTEKATFDCSRHNLTSVPQQIWPNVTELDLSENHLNLLHTKALKKLRHCVDLINLNLSGNYLPLLVKQHFYHFPSLEILDLSGCKLAAIEPGALLSFPRLQKLFLGNNELQTPMSAVLQGHGWVEVVDHTSNLQTSDRTKEVVQVGANICQKEIHSGGAFNMATHSLFLRKLLAESSAAITPNNTTDANEKISSDSWKYLVAALVTAISVSILIAIGAKCKLLHRYLASYRHSRLSEGDGASQCDPASFEVGFSNQGNIPNSDRVNGRNMEDDDDGFIEDNYIQASERERAVREAEHWEEEDEDEDMEEFSIG, encoded by the exons ATGAAAACAG CTGTGTACAGCAGAGGTGGTGAAAG TCTCTGGAACTCAGGTTTATGCCACACACTTGTAACTGTGGGACCCTGTGTGGGTGATACGGAGAAG GCTACCTTTGATTGCAGCAGACATAACCTAACGTCTGTACCCCAGCAAATATGGCCAAATGTGACTGAGCTGGACTTATCGGAGAACCACCTAAATTTATTACACACTAAAGCCCTGAAGAAGTTGAGGCACTGTGTTGATTTGATCAATCTCAATTTATCAGGAAATTACCTCCCCCTGCTGGTAAAGCAGCACTTCTACCACTTCCCCTCTCTGGAAATACTGGACCTCAGTGGATGCAAGTTGGCTGCAATTGAGCCTGGGGCTTTGCTCAGCTTCCCCAGACTGCAAAAGCTGTTTCTAGGTAACAATGAGCTACAAACCCCAATGTCTGCTGTACTTCAAGGTCATGGATGGGTTGAGGTTGTAGATCACACCAGTAATCTTCAAACGAGTGACAGAACCAAAGAGGTGGTGCAAGTTGGTGCCAATATTTGTCAGAAGGAGATACATTCTGGTGGTg CCTTCAACATGGCCACCCACAGTCTGTTCCTACGTAAACTACTGGCAGAAAGTTCGGCGGCCATAACACCAAACAACACAACAG ATGCCAATGAAAAAATCTCTTCAGATAGCTGGAAGTACCTGGTGGCAGCTCTGGTGACAGCCATCAGTGTCTCAATTCTCATTGCCATTGGGGCAAAATGTAAACTTCTCCATCGGTATTTGGCCAGCTACAGACACTCCAGGCTCAGTGAGGGGGATGGGGCGAGTCAGTGTGACCCTGCAAGTTTTGAGGTGGGATTCTCCAACCAAGGCAACATCCCAAATTCAGACAGGGTAAATGGAAGGAACatggaggatgatgatgatggattcattgaagacAATTACATTCAAGCAAGTGAGAGGGAACGAGCAGTGCGAGAGGCCGAACActgggaggaggaggatgaggatgaggatatGGAAGAGTTCAGCATCGGATAA